A window of Erpetoichthys calabaricus chromosome 12, fErpCal1.3, whole genome shotgun sequence contains these coding sequences:
- the LOC127529845 gene encoding uncharacterized protein LOC127529845 yields the protein MRVPCPDDLLLLKSPPILSGILNAVHSKHLISSENMAPSEGQVNEHDISNGLHPHVAGLNWQGIKTSSPPMVNTNGTASQLLDFENSTLENLHPYSTTLANPDVVNESRKHFIAGPDDWSAQLKMQPGVQQTNLDDILFPSEHPPPNLQGTLPLNYLNEEAAEAEAAAVGDTPPITEEEEEPLDLTSNPNNTPFLTTLAAVIPDPMKGDLVDLIHRMNQSDISTLQDEITKAANEGRTDDVTKLSKQLYQVLSQTNGTGKSGNEKQEK from the exons ATG CGGGTTCCTTGTCCAGATGACCTCCTTCTGCTGAAATCCCCTCCTATACTTTCAGGGATATTGAATGCTGTCCACAGTAAACACCTGATATCCTCTGAAAACATGGCTCCTTCAGAAGGTCAAGTAAATGAGCACGACATATCCAATGGCCTGCACCCTCATGTAGCTGGGCTAAACTGGCAGGGCATTAAGACCTCTTCACCTCCCATGGTAAACACAAATGGGACAGCAAGTCAACTCCTGGATTTTGAGAACAGCACTTTAGAAAATCTGCATCCGTATTCCACGACGTTGGCTAATCCAGATGTTGTAAATGAGTCGAGGAAGCATTTCATAGCAGGTCCTGATGACTGGTCAGCCCAGCTCAAGATGCAACCTGGTGTCCAGCAAACAAATCTCGATGACATTCTCTTCCCTAGTGAACATCCACCACCAAATTTACAAGGGACACTCCCACTGAATTACTTAAATGAAGAAGCTGCTGAAGCAGAGGCAGCAGCTGTTGGAGATACTCCTCCCATaacagaagaggaagaagaacccTTGGACCTGACCTCAAACCCCAACAACACTCCATTCTTGACCACACTTGCTGCAGTCATCCCTGATCCCATGAAGGGAGATTTGGTGGATCTGATTCACAGAATGAATCAATCTGATATCAGCACACTACAAGATGAGATAACAAAGGCAGCCAATGAGGGACGGACAGATGATGTGACAAAGCTCTCCAAGCAGCTCTACCAGGTGCTCTCTCAAACAAATGGAACTGGGAAATCTGGGAACGAgaagcaggaaaaataa